One Bacillus sp. FJAT-52991 genomic region harbors:
- a CDS encoding 2-hydroxymuconate tautomerase family protein: MPFIQVNILQGRPSEKKEQLIEELTWKVAEVLECPQETIRVMINEMPPEHWGIAGESVKKRRVKEEK; encoded by the coding sequence ATGCCATTCATTCAAGTGAACATCTTGCAAGGCCGACCTTCCGAAAAAAAGGAACAGCTGATTGAAGAATTGACATGGAAGGTGGCGGAGGTTCTTGAATGCCCACAGGAAACGATTCGCGTGATGATTAACGAAATGCCGCCGGAGCATTGGGGTATCGCCGGTGAATCGGTGAAAAAGCGACGAGTAAAGGAGGAAAAATAG
- a CDS encoding 2-keto-4-pentenoate hydratase — MKSVTAEWMDQVAEELFEAERQAQEVDKMTARFPQLQAENAYEIQRKLIKIKEEREQTRRSGYKLGLTSRAKQEMMGVHEPTYGVLLENMQLFEGEQVSIIPFIHAKIEPEIAFVFDKEVKGPAITTAAILDATAYIAPAMEVIDSRYRNFNFTLADVIADNSSSSRYIFGEKLYRTNEVDLRLMGMVFKKNGEIESTSAGASVMGHPARAVAWMANKLTATGQSIQPGDVVLSGALAGAVTIAPGDHFSVQFDGIGSLDITFKE, encoded by the coding sequence ATGAAATCAGTGACAGCTGAATGGATGGATCAAGTAGCGGAAGAATTATTTGAGGCGGAAAGACAAGCGCAAGAAGTCGATAAGATGACTGCTCGTTTCCCACAGTTACAAGCTGAAAATGCCTACGAGATTCAAAGAAAGCTAATCAAAATCAAGGAGGAAAGAGAACAAACGAGACGTTCCGGATATAAATTAGGCTTAACAAGTCGGGCGAAGCAGGAAATGATGGGCGTCCATGAACCTACATATGGCGTCCTATTAGAGAATATGCAGCTATTTGAAGGAGAGCAAGTATCGATTATCCCGTTTATTCACGCCAAAATCGAGCCGGAAATTGCTTTTGTTTTTGATAAAGAAGTAAAGGGGCCGGCTATTACAACGGCGGCAATTTTAGATGCGACAGCTTATATTGCCCCAGCGATGGAAGTCATTGATAGCCGTTATCGTAATTTTAATTTTACACTGGCCGATGTGATTGCTGATAATTCTTCCTCTTCTCGCTATATTTTCGGTGAAAAGCTTTATCGCACGAATGAAGTAGATTTGCGTTTAATGGGGATGGTGTTTAAGAAAAATGGAGAAATCGAGTCGACAAGTGCAGGAGCTTCTGTGATGGGGCATCCAGCGCGAGCGGTGGCTTGGATGGCCAATAAATTAACAGCCACCGGTCAATCGATTCAGCCAGGAGATGTCGTGTTGTCGGGTGCGTTAGCTGGAGCTGTGACGATTGCCCCAGGCGATCATTTTTCCGTTCAATTCGATGGAATTGGATCATTGGATATTACATTTAAGGAGTGA
- the dmpG gene encoding 4-hydroxy-2-oxovalerate aldolase — protein sequence MEKRDIEIVDVTLRDGSHAMRHAFTEKQVRETARGLDQAGIRYFEVSHGDGLGGSSLQYGFSKVDELKLIEAAADECQQAQVSVLLLPGIGLKEDLQEAVKAGAKMVRVATHVTEADVAHQHISLGRELGLKTVGFLMMAHMAPVEKLVEQAKLFESYGAEIVYATDSAGALLPHEVKERVSALRDALQCDIGFHGHNNLSMAMANTVAAVEAGATYVDGSLCCLGAGSGNTQTEVMAAVFDRMNIETGVDLYKVMDVANGVVAPFMPRPQEITGSSLIMGYSGVYSSFLLHTNEAARKFNVDERDILVELGRMQAIGGQEDLIYDIAAQIAAAKG from the coding sequence ATGGAAAAACGAGACATCGAAATCGTAGACGTAACGCTTAGGGATGGAAGTCATGCGATGAGGCATGCTTTTACCGAAAAACAGGTGAGAGAGACAGCAAGAGGACTCGATCAAGCAGGCATTCGCTACTTTGAAGTGTCACATGGAGATGGATTAGGTGGTTCCTCCTTGCAGTACGGATTTTCTAAAGTAGATGAGCTAAAGCTGATTGAAGCAGCGGCTGATGAGTGTCAGCAAGCACAAGTGTCTGTCCTACTTTTACCGGGGATTGGATTAAAGGAGGATTTGCAGGAGGCCGTTAAAGCAGGGGCAAAAATGGTCCGTGTTGCCACGCATGTGACGGAAGCGGATGTCGCTCATCAGCACATTAGCCTCGGTCGTGAACTTGGGTTAAAAACGGTCGGGTTCTTGATGATGGCACATATGGCGCCTGTTGAGAAGCTCGTCGAACAAGCGAAATTATTCGAAAGCTATGGCGCAGAAATTGTGTACGCAACGGATTCTGCTGGTGCTCTCCTTCCGCATGAAGTGAAAGAGAGAGTCAGTGCTTTAAGAGACGCCCTTCAATGTGATATCGGATTCCATGGACATAATAATTTATCGATGGCGATGGCTAACACTGTCGCCGCAGTGGAAGCTGGTGCCACCTATGTAGATGGCAGTTTGTGCTGTCTCGGGGCAGGCAGCGGCAATACACAAACAGAAGTGATGGCAGCGGTGTTTGATCGAATGAATATTGAAACAGGGGTCGATCTTTACAAGGTGATGGATGTCGCCAATGGAGTGGTTGCTCCCTTTATGCCTCGTCCACAAGAAATTACTGGCTCAAGCTTAATTATGGGCTACTCCGGTGTGTACTCTAGTTTTCTACTGCACACCAATGAAGCCGCACGCAAATTCAACGTCGATGAACGAGATATTTTAGTAGAGTTAGGCCGCATGCAAGCGATTGGCGGACAAGAAGACTTAATCTACGACATTGCCGCTCAAATCGCTGCGGCTAAAGGATAA
- a CDS encoding acetaldehyde dehydrogenase (acetylating) encodes MGTCKVGIIGSGNIGTDLMYKIERSRYLDMSVMVGIDPESEGLKRARERGYETIDSGIEGLLERLELVDIVFDATTAKAHKVHSEKLIALGKKVIDLTPAAIGPFTVPPVNLQAHLSEPNVNMVTCGGQATIPIVSAIGRAVPVDYAEIVATVASKSAGPGTRANIDEFTRTTSKAIEQVGGAKKGKAIIILNPAEPPIIMRDTIHALVAEEGKEAEIIVSIEQMVQTVQQYVPGYRMRGKPQIEGKKVTVFIEVEGAGDFFPPYSGNLDIMTAAAAKVGDEVAKQLMAATLK; translated from the coding sequence GTGGGAACATGCAAAGTAGGCATTATCGGTTCTGGAAATATTGGAACCGATTTGATGTATAAAATCGAGAGAAGTCGTTATTTAGATATGAGTGTCATGGTCGGGATCGATCCCGAATCAGAAGGGTTAAAACGAGCACGTGAGCGAGGCTATGAAACGATTGATTCAGGGATTGAAGGATTGCTAGAAAGATTGGAATTGGTCGACATTGTGTTTGACGCAACAACCGCCAAAGCGCATAAAGTTCATAGTGAAAAGCTGATTGCTTTAGGGAAAAAAGTCATTGATTTAACGCCGGCAGCAATTGGTCCATTCACTGTACCACCAGTGAATCTTCAGGCACATCTTTCTGAACCAAATGTCAACATGGTCACTTGCGGTGGGCAAGCCACGATTCCGATTGTGTCAGCGATTGGCCGAGCTGTACCGGTGGATTATGCAGAAATCGTGGCGACGGTGGCGAGTAAAAGTGCTGGCCCTGGGACAAGAGCCAATATTGATGAATTTACAAGAACGACATCCAAAGCGATTGAACAAGTAGGAGGAGCAAAAAAGGGGAAAGCGATTATTATTTTAAATCCGGCGGAACCACCAATTATTATGCGGGATACGATTCATGCATTAGTGGCGGAAGAAGGAAAAGAAGCGGAAATTATTGTGTCCATTGAACAGATGGTGCAGACGGTACAGCAATATGTCCCCGGTTATCGCATGCGTGGTAAGCCGCAAATCGAGGGCAAAAAGGTTACTGTTTTTATCGAAGTCGAAGGAGCAGGTGATTTCTTCCCTCCTTATTCAGGAAACTTGGATATTATGACAGCGGCAGCCGCCAAAGTGGGCGATGAGGTCGCGAAGCAATTGATGGCTGCCACGCTTAAGTAG
- a CDS encoding 2-keto-4-pentenoate hydratase encodes MTIQERAIALLEAEKTRQPINPFSKMTVEEAYHTQLEQIRQKVEAGAKVVGKKIGLTSKVMQEMFQVDEPDYGHLLDTMMHLDGAEVSMDNFIQPKLEFEIAFVLKKDLKGPGVTMLDVVEATDYIVPAIEIIDSRIKDWKIRFEDTVADNGSSAGAIIGGKPTKLDQVNISHIGMAVYKNGAYSDSAAGAAVMGNPARAVAWLANALGEYDISLHAGEVILSGALSKAVPVESGDQWTVEFDHIGSTSVTFKS; translated from the coding sequence ATGACGATTCAAGAACGAGCAATCGCGCTGCTTGAGGCAGAAAAGACGAGGCAGCCGATCAACCCATTTTCAAAGATGACAGTGGAGGAAGCCTATCACACGCAATTAGAGCAAATTCGCCAAAAGGTTGAGGCAGGAGCGAAAGTAGTTGGGAAAAAAATTGGTTTAACAAGCAAGGTGATGCAGGAGATGTTTCAAGTAGATGAACCGGATTACGGCCATTTACTGGATACGATGATGCATCTTGATGGAGCTGAAGTGTCAATGGACAATTTTATTCAGCCAAAGCTGGAATTTGAAATTGCATTTGTGCTGAAAAAGGATTTAAAAGGTCCAGGAGTGACGATGCTCGATGTCGTTGAAGCCACCGATTATATTGTGCCAGCGATCGAGATCATTGATAGCCGGATTAAAGATTGGAAGATTCGCTTTGAAGATACAGTGGCAGACAATGGTTCCTCCGCTGGTGCGATCATTGGCGGCAAGCCAACAAAGCTTGATCAAGTAAATATCTCCCACATCGGGATGGCTGTTTATAAAAATGGTGCTTATTCCGATTCCGCGGCTGGGGCAGCGGTGATGGGAAATCCGGCGCGAGCGGTAGCATGGCTAGCGAATGCCCTTGGTGAATATGATATTTCGCTTCATGCTGGTGAAGTAATTCTTTCAGGCGCTTTATCTAAAGCCGTTCCTGTAGAAAGCGGCGACCAATGGACCGTTGAATTTGACCATATCGGCTCGACGTCGGTCACATTTAAATCATAG
- a CDS encoding catechol 2,3-dioxygenase → MSGIMRIGRLELRVMDLEESVKYYTNIIGLQETGRDGDRVYLKAWDEYDHHSIILQKSDSAGMDHMAFKVKDVHELEKLEFKIEQFGCKLTRIADKSRLAEGQAIRFEIPTGHMVELYTEIEQVGTGTGIINPHPWPDGLKGIAPHRLDHALLTGDDLESVTRFFTEVLDFHQTEKIVTVDGEVMLGSFLAATNKAHDIAFVKGPDAKFHHAGFYVDNWYEVLKAADILTKNEVPVEVTPTRHGITRGQTVYFFDPSGNRNEAFASGYVSYSDFPTITWTEDKIGTGIFYHRREMLESFSKALT, encoded by the coding sequence ATGAGTGGCATTATGCGGATTGGACGATTGGAACTGCGAGTGATGGATTTAGAGGAGTCAGTGAAATATTATACCAACATTATCGGCTTGCAAGAAACGGGACGCGATGGCGACCGAGTCTATTTAAAGGCATGGGATGAGTACGATCATCACAGCATTATTTTACAAAAATCAGATTCAGCTGGCATGGATCATATGGCATTTAAAGTAAAGGATGTTCATGAATTAGAGAAGCTGGAATTTAAAATTGAGCAATTTGGCTGCAAACTGACGCGGATAGCGGACAAAAGTCGACTGGCGGAAGGACAAGCAATTCGCTTTGAAATTCCGACAGGTCATATGGTTGAGCTGTATACCGAGATCGAACAAGTCGGTACAGGAACAGGGATCATCAATCCTCATCCTTGGCCAGATGGATTAAAAGGGATCGCCCCTCATCGTCTCGATCATGCGCTACTAACAGGTGATGATTTAGAATCGGTGACGCGCTTTTTTACTGAAGTGCTTGATTTTCACCAAACGGAGAAGATCGTCACTGTTGATGGAGAAGTGATGCTTGGCAGCTTCTTAGCGGCGACGAATAAAGCGCATGATATCGCTTTTGTGAAAGGACCAGATGCGAAGTTCCATCATGCTGGATTTTATGTGGATAACTGGTATGAAGTGTTGAAAGCCGCTGATATTTTAACAAAAAATGAAGTGCCGGTGGAGGTGACACCTACTCGTCACGGCATTACTCGCGGGCAGACGGTTTATTTCTTCGATCCTTCAGGCAACCGCAATGAAGCATTTGCGAGTGGTTATGTATCTTACTCAGATTTTCCAACGATTACTTGGACAGAGGATAAAATCGGTACTGGTATTTTTTATCATCGTCGTGAAATGCTGGAGTCTTTCTCTAAGGCATTGACTTAA
- a CDS encoding heme-binding protein produces the protein MFLEQKTISRELATRMLEAAVDKAEELRVAVNVAIVDNGGHLIAFTRMDHAPLLSVDIAQNKAYTAAAFGLPTHEWYELIKDEPSLKSGIVHTNRLTVFGGGYPVRCGDELAGGIGVSGGTLEEDQACCEAALLQIKEEVNK, from the coding sequence ATGTTTCTTGAGCAAAAAACAATATCTAGAGAACTAGCGACTAGAATGCTAGAAGCAGCTGTGGATAAAGCAGAAGAGCTTCGGGTCGCTGTCAACGTGGCAATTGTGGATAACGGCGGACATTTAATCGCTTTTACGAGAATGGATCACGCTCCGTTGTTGAGTGTGGATATTGCGCAGAACAAAGCGTATACGGCTGCAGCATTCGGTTTGCCTACTCATGAATGGTACGAATTGATTAAAGATGAACCATCGTTAAAATCAGGCATCGTTCATACAAATCGGCTGACTGTGTTTGGGGGAGGGTATCCTGTTCGTTGTGGCGACGAGCTGGCTGGAGGCATTGGTGTAAGCGGTGGAACACTGGAAGAAGATCAAGCATGCTGTGAGGCAGCTTTATTACAAATTAAGGAGGAGGTTAACAAATGA